A single genomic interval of Metasolibacillus fluoroglycofenilyticus harbors:
- a CDS encoding acyl-CoA thioesterase, protein MYISEKQIEIRYAETDQMGVVYHANYVIWLEIGRAQLIKDLGFEYAKLEQDGFLSPVLDVSIQYKAALRYGQVATVRTWIESHSRLRTTYGYEILHEDGTLAATATSVHTLVRKENFRPIALSKVNPKWEAAYIEHMRMKK, encoded by the coding sequence ATGTATATATCAGAAAAACAAATTGAAATCCGCTATGCGGAGACCGACCAGATGGGTGTCGTGTACCATGCGAATTATGTCATTTGGTTGGAAATTGGACGGGCACAATTAATTAAAGATTTAGGTTTTGAATATGCAAAATTAGAGCAGGATGGCTTTTTATCGCCTGTTTTAGATGTTTCGATTCAATATAAGGCAGCGCTTCGCTATGGGCAAGTAGCTACAGTTCGTACATGGATTGAATCGCATTCTCGTTTACGAACAACGTATGGCTACGAAATACTTCATGAGGATGGTACATTAGCAGCAACTGCAACGTCTGTACATACATTAGTGCGTAAAGAAAACTTCCGACCGATTGCTTTAAGTAAAGTAAATCCTAAATGGGAAGCGGCGTATATTGAGCATATGCGAATGAAGAAGTAA
- a CDS encoding DEAD/DEAH box helicase, whose amino-acid sequence MVQKVAIETVRCHILLTNTAREAIQQHVQDEQAFFRLQKNFIVYIEKLAIEQTQLALTLYFDNEKNRALKDKFQERVVIMDCVFDLKNGLVAKSFRTRGKGTPVATNRRERLLIHFVPSRISGHTYPDKFIETLAALPVAQERFDYVNKRITSWEGYLKVLNQNADIEDIEAKFTTHTLNSDFTHITFTCSEIPDKAWKQLKGLSARVRGFKMDLGEVVKVNRSAHIIEIALKPEAIRLARNNELHFEMGFIDFSNASTKSQLNRLLKGFERLKEGLAANANLENILFEDKPVIATHTTAIEPDFYNQLNEFQRKAVAGAMSAEDLYVIQGPPGTGKTTVISEICYQNAKAGLKTLVASQSNLAVDNALSRLLSNKDIRILRYGRTESIEEEGKKFIEENVGTYWQEQTFEAITHEVSQQDKKQQLLEQEIATTEKQLEQLQEEKNELQQAIARKKQAEEQLKIVIEKIAALKKQLAPLKKELEQTEQQLEQLEAKKVELVEVIAISEQQLVALPTKEEISAQEVTNQQQLVQLTAAIQAATIKAEELLLEQQLMNITAQLQRISPEGNVIEQLTTKITELKKVQDVEDFIVAHNIRRSFVIDRLLASLAKLQPEIVAYKPLKELSERLEKALAYSEKTLQIHVTAPALPVNHTYSLAEVNEFLTKLSRAFAEKKINVENGTRSIQGVLLRIAYIEQLQVKYQDLMREVMLIFTKLKEELVDLYKEQLGHSEVQLQQLRSTEQQYQQKLQAIQLELQSLPEITATAEQLQQQRTELEQSQQKLEQQKITRINLTAAYETTTADLQQLNEQLTNGNEKLQLLKEQLKEINSTGLALEKEREELEQLTRQNLEAALNAIEGRIAVNRATIEKIEQQLELLPITQQLQSEWQTMLAKASEHDLEEIRKLYVKHANVIGTTCVASANKEFMDNYPIFDVVIIDEVSKATPPELLLPMLKGKKIILVGDHHQLPPLIGDETFEETLEQVIKNSDTFEEKRELEKLLEESLFERLYKNLPQSNKTMLAIQYRMHTNIMETIVPFYQNEQDTLQCGLIDSDAARDHLLETPLFNRQHHLLWLDIPHTTSCFEERMKEGASLFNRAELDKVKELLISLNDATAQAKEQGLIAQDAQKSVGVISFYAEQVKRINDMTQYQFPHLHIRTGSVDKFQGMEMDVIIVSMVRNNDGHGSIGFAQDYRRLNVALSRARELLIMVGSTEMFTQRPKKQETRRMYQHVLDVVKAQDGYRT is encoded by the coding sequence ATGGTACAGAAGGTTGCCATTGAAACGGTTCGTTGTCATATATTATTAACGAATACGGCACGTGAAGCCATTCAGCAGCATGTTCAAGATGAACAGGCCTTTTTTCGTTTGCAAAAAAACTTTATTGTTTATATTGAAAAACTCGCAATAGAGCAAACACAGCTTGCACTTACACTTTATTTTGATAATGAGAAAAACCGCGCCTTAAAGGATAAGTTTCAGGAGCGCGTTGTCATAATGGATTGCGTTTTTGATTTGAAAAATGGACTTGTCGCAAAAAGCTTTCGTACAAGAGGAAAAGGAACCCCTGTTGCTACAAATCGTCGTGAAAGGCTACTCATTCATTTTGTGCCGTCGCGAATTAGCGGTCATACATATCCGGATAAATTTATTGAAACGCTAGCCGCGCTACCTGTTGCTCAGGAGCGTTTTGATTATGTAAACAAGCGCATCACCTCGTGGGAAGGTTATTTGAAGGTGCTCAATCAAAATGCTGACATTGAAGATATTGAAGCAAAATTCACAACGCACACATTGAATAGCGATTTTACCCATATTACGTTTACTTGTAGTGAAATACCTGATAAAGCTTGGAAGCAATTAAAGGGGCTGAGTGCACGAGTACGTGGTTTTAAAATGGACTTAGGTGAGGTTGTAAAGGTGAATCGCAGTGCTCACATAATCGAAATCGCCTTAAAGCCTGAAGCAATCCGGTTAGCAAGAAATAATGAGCTTCATTTTGAAATGGGCTTTATAGATTTCAGTAATGCTTCTACCAAATCACAGCTTAATCGTTTGCTAAAAGGCTTTGAGCGTTTAAAGGAAGGGCTTGCGGCAAACGCTAATTTAGAAAATATTTTATTTGAGGATAAGCCTGTTATCGCGACTCACACAACAGCTATTGAACCCGATTTTTATAATCAATTAAATGAATTTCAGCGTAAAGCTGTGGCAGGGGCTATGAGCGCCGAGGATTTATATGTGATACAAGGTCCTCCAGGCACAGGCAAAACAACTGTTATTTCCGAAATATGCTATCAAAATGCAAAAGCGGGCTTAAAAACACTTGTTGCCTCACAGTCTAATTTAGCTGTTGATAATGCTTTGAGCCGCTTATTATCGAATAAGGATATTCGAATTTTGCGCTATGGGCGTACTGAAAGTATTGAAGAGGAAGGCAAAAAGTTTATTGAGGAGAATGTAGGCACGTATTGGCAGGAGCAAACATTTGAGGCAATTACCCATGAAGTTTCACAGCAGGATAAAAAGCAGCAGCTACTTGAACAGGAAATCGCAACAACCGAAAAGCAGCTTGAACAATTGCAAGAAGAAAAAAACGAGCTTCAGCAGGCAATTGCGAGAAAAAAGCAAGCTGAAGAACAACTAAAAATAGTAATTGAAAAAATAGCAGCACTGAAAAAACAGCTGGCGCCATTAAAAAAAGAGCTTGAGCAAACTGAGCAACAGCTAGAGCAGCTTGAGGCAAAGAAAGTGGAGCTTGTTGAGGTTATTGCAATAAGTGAACAACAACTTGTTGCGCTTCCTACAAAGGAGGAAATCAGTGCCCAAGAGGTCACAAATCAGCAGCAGCTCGTACAGCTTACTGCTGCCATACAAGCAGCTACTATAAAAGCAGAAGAACTGCTGTTAGAACAACAGTTAATGAATATAACGGCACAGCTACAGCGTATCTCGCCAGAGGGCAATGTAATTGAGCAATTAACAACAAAAATTACGGAGCTAAAAAAAGTACAGGATGTTGAAGATTTTATCGTAGCACATAATATACGGCGCAGCTTCGTCATCGACCGATTGCTTGCCTCATTAGCAAAATTGCAGCCTGAAATTGTCGCTTACAAACCGCTAAAGGAATTAAGTGAAAGGCTAGAAAAAGCACTTGCCTATAGTGAAAAAACGCTGCAAATCCATGTAACAGCGCCAGCTTTACCAGTGAATCATACGTATTCGCTAGCGGAGGTCAATGAATTTTTAACAAAGCTAAGCCGCGCTTTTGCTGAGAAAAAAATCAATGTAGAAAATGGTACACGCTCTATTCAAGGTGTGCTACTACGTATTGCATACATTGAACAGTTACAGGTGAAATATCAAGATTTAATGCGCGAGGTTATGCTAATTTTCACGAAACTTAAGGAGGAGTTAGTTGATTTATATAAAGAGCAGCTTGGACATAGTGAAGTGCAGCTACAGCAATTGCGCAGTACAGAGCAGCAATATCAACAGAAGCTTCAAGCTATTCAGCTAGAGTTGCAAAGTTTGCCAGAAATAACTGCAACTGCTGAGCAATTACAGCAGCAGCGTACTGAGTTAGAGCAAAGCCAACAGAAGCTTGAACAACAAAAGATAACTCGTATAAACTTAACAGCAGCTTATGAAACAACAACAGCAGACTTGCAGCAACTTAATGAGCAGTTAACAAATGGTAACGAGAAATTGCAATTATTGAAAGAGCAGCTAAAAGAAATTAATAGCACAGGCTTAGCATTAGAAAAAGAGCGTGAAGAGCTTGAACAACTAACAAGGCAAAATCTCGAGGCAGCTTTAAATGCAATAGAGGGGCGTATAGCAGTCAACCGAGCCACGATTGAAAAAATCGAGCAGCAGCTTGAACTTCTGCCAATCACACAACAATTACAAAGCGAATGGCAAACGATGCTAGCGAAGGCAAGTGAGCATGACTTAGAGGAAATTCGTAAGCTCTATGTTAAGCATGCAAACGTCATTGGGACAACCTGTGTGGCCTCTGCGAATAAAGAGTTTATGGATAATTATCCAATATTTGATGTTGTGATTATTGATGAAGTATCGAAGGCTACACCGCCAGAGCTACTGCTACCGATGTTAAAAGGCAAGAAAATTATTTTAGTTGGTGACCATCATCAGCTTCCACCACTAATTGGGGATGAAACATTTGAAGAGACGCTAGAGCAGGTAATCAAAAATAGCGACACATTTGAGGAAAAGCGAGAGCTTGAAAAGCTACTTGAGGAATCATTGTTTGAGCGCTTATACAAAAATCTGCCCCAGTCTAATAAAACAATGCTAGCAATCCAATATCGAATGCATACCAATATTATGGAAACGATTGTGCCGTTTTATCAAAACGAGCAAGATACCTTGCAATGCGGTTTAATTGATTCTGACGCAGCACGCGATCATCTTTTGGAAACGCCATTATTCAATCGTCAGCATCATTTATTATGGCTCGATATCCCTCATACAACAAGCTGTTTTGAAGAACGGATGAAAGAGGGGGCTAGCTTATTTAATCGGGCTGAATTAGATAAGGTGAAGGAGCTCCTTATATCGCTAAATGATGCAACAGCGCAAGCAAAGGAACAGGGCTTGATAGCACAGGATGCGCAAAAATCAGTTGGTGTTATTAGCTTTTATGCGGAGCAAGTGAAGCGTATTAATGATATGACACAATATCAATTCCCACATTTGCATATTCGCACAGGCTCGGTCGATAAGTTTCAAGGAATGGAGATGGATGTCATTATTGTCAGCATGGTGCGAAACAATGACGGGCATGGTAGCATTGGCTTTGCACAGGATTATCGCCGCTTAAATGTCGCACTATCACGTGCCCGTGAATTATTAATTATGGTTGGCAGCACGGAAATGTTTACGCAGCGTCCGAAAAAACAGGAAACGCGCCGTATGTATCAGCATGTGCTGGATGTAGTGAAAGCACAGGACGGCTACCGCACATAG
- a CDS encoding nucleoside-diphosphate sugar epimerase codes for MELQQLERQIKQQLPLPSSVEIVSTKHFSIPIHTLLTKYTPIRRIPMDILMKMMLRAFQTGRFQDAETVADVLLVESLFIEDLLQKMKKTGLLTMEEAIQLTEKGEAQLAAGIFEEQLEEMEQELFYSPLHASFLQGELEEFDEFPDELQYIEQLSVMWNEQQIVDALQNGATNDHAEPTFITSINSVEELQIHDVPCLQFVLHNTSKDSFDIRVFNTLTNAWDAHLEQVIKEREQA; via the coding sequence ATGGAATTACAACAGCTTGAAAGACAAATAAAACAGCAACTGCCGCTTCCTAGTTCAGTGGAAATTGTTAGCACGAAGCATTTTTCAATACCGATTCATACGCTCTTAACGAAATACACACCAATTCGTCGCATACCGATGGATATTTTAATGAAAATGATGTTGCGTGCCTTTCAAACAGGGCGTTTTCAAGATGCTGAAACGGTGGCAGATGTCCTGCTGGTCGAATCATTATTTATTGAGGATTTACTGCAAAAAATGAAGAAAACAGGACTGCTAACAATGGAGGAAGCGATTCAATTAACTGAAAAAGGGGAGGCACAGCTGGCTGCAGGTATTTTTGAGGAACAGCTTGAGGAAATGGAGCAGGAATTATTTTATAGTCCTTTGCACGCAAGCTTTTTACAAGGTGAACTAGAGGAATTCGATGAATTTCCTGACGAGCTACAATATATAGAGCAACTATCCGTGATGTGGAATGAGCAACAAATTGTGGATGCATTGCAAAATGGCGCGACTAATGACCACGCAGAGCCAACATTTATTACCTCAATAAATAGCGTCGAAGAGCTACAAATCCATGATGTACCATGCTTGCAATTTGTATTACATAATACAAGCAAAGATAGTTTTGATATACGTGTCTTTAATACATTGACCAACGCTTGGGATGCACATTTAGAGCAGGTGATAAAGGAGCGGGAGCAAGCATGA
- a CDS encoding LLM class flavin-dependent oxidoreductase: protein MLKNIPISVLDLVSVSEGQTTTQAFERSRRLAILAEQLGYKRFWVAEHHNSRSIASSATSVVMSYLASATKEIRIGSGGIMLPNHAPLIIAEQFGTLDAMFPGRIDLGLGRAPGTDHFTARALRRRDAEDFEDNIEELERFLAKAQESDYIKAYPGFGANVPMWVLGSSLFSAELAARRGMPYAFASHFAPDYLMQAIDIYRTQFQPSEHLQKPKMLACVNVMIADTDEEAQKLATTYYQLFLSIIRRTHDLLQPPVDNMDEIWTPFEKQAIMQQRQYMFVGDQQSVKAQLEKFVADTKIDELMVTASIYDEEARTKSFTLLKELF from the coding sequence ATGTTGAAAAATATACCGATCTCTGTGTTAGATTTAGTGTCTGTGAGTGAAGGTCAAACTACAACCCAAGCATTTGAACGCTCTCGTCGTTTAGCTATTTTAGCCGAGCAGTTAGGCTATAAACGTTTTTGGGTGGCTGAGCATCATAATAGCCGTTCCATCGCAAGCTCAGCCACTTCTGTTGTCATGAGTTATTTGGCTAGTGCAACAAAGGAAATTCGAATCGGTTCCGGTGGAATTATGCTACCTAACCATGCACCATTAATTATTGCCGAGCAATTTGGAACACTTGATGCAATGTTCCCAGGTCGAATCGATTTAGGCTTAGGTCGTGCCCCCGGTACAGACCATTTTACAGCAAGGGCACTACGCCGCCGTGATGCTGAGGACTTTGAAGATAATATTGAGGAGCTAGAGCGCTTTTTAGCAAAAGCACAGGAATCAGATTACATTAAGGCTTATCCTGGATTTGGTGCAAATGTGCCAATGTGGGTGTTAGGCTCAAGTTTATTTAGTGCAGAACTAGCTGCTCGCCGTGGTATGCCATATGCCTTTGCAAGTCATTTTGCCCCTGACTATTTAATGCAGGCAATTGATATTTATCGTACACAATTCCAGCCTTCTGAGCATTTACAGAAGCCGAAAATGCTAGCCTGTGTCAATGTGATGATTGCCGATACTGATGAAGAAGCTCAAAAATTGGCAACAACTTACTATCAGCTTTTCTTAAGCATTATTCGTCGCACACATGATTTACTTCAGCCACCTGTAGACAATATGGATGAAATATGGACACCATTTGAAAAGCAGGCAATTATGCAGCAACGTCAATATATGTTCGTTGGTGACCAGCAATCAGTCAAAGCACAATTAGAAAAATTCGTTGCAGACACAAAAATAGATGAATTAATGGTAACTGCTTCTATTTATGATGAAGAGGCTCGGACAAAGTCATTTACATTGTTGAAGGAGCTTTTTTAA
- the metA gene encoding homoserine O-acetyltransferase MetA: protein MPINIPKQLPAGELLRQEKIFVMEEDRARTQQIRPLNILVCNLMPEKEKTELQLLRLLGNTPLQVNVTFLNTATYESKNVSKSHLQSFYTTFNEIKHRRFDGMIITGAPIERMEFEDVIYWKEITDIMEWAKLNVTSIMNICWGAQAALYHHYGIGKFELPKKCSGVYSHVITDLTVDLVRGFSDEYVAPHSRHTSVSIEEVRAHPDLRLLSYSDDAGVFIVQSKDNKQIMITGHLEYDATTLADEYERDVAKGDNVEVPINYFPNDDPAKAPKNTWRAHSHLLFYNWLNYYVYQETPYKWDFVEEEIEYHI, encoded by the coding sequence GTGCCAATTAATATTCCGAAGCAATTGCCAGCAGGCGAGCTATTAAGACAAGAGAAAATTTTCGTAATGGAGGAGGACCGTGCGAGAACACAGCAAATCCGTCCGTTAAATATTTTAGTTTGTAACCTAATGCCAGAAAAAGAGAAAACGGAGTTGCAATTATTACGTTTGTTAGGAAATACACCATTACAAGTGAATGTGACATTTTTAAATACAGCGACATATGAGTCAAAAAATGTTTCAAAATCGCATTTACAATCGTTTTATACGACATTTAACGAAATCAAACACCGCCGATTTGATGGGATGATAATTACAGGCGCACCAATTGAACGAATGGAGTTTGAGGACGTTATTTATTGGAAAGAAATAACGGATATTATGGAATGGGCAAAATTAAACGTCACATCGATTATGAATATATGTTGGGGCGCTCAGGCTGCCCTCTACCATCATTATGGCATTGGAAAATTCGAGTTACCGAAAAAATGCTCTGGTGTCTATTCGCACGTCATTACAGATTTAACTGTCGATTTAGTGCGTGGCTTTAGTGACGAATACGTAGCACCACATTCAAGACATACATCGGTATCGATAGAGGAAGTTCGCGCGCATCCAGATTTACGCTTACTTAGCTATTCTGATGATGCTGGTGTCTTCATTGTACAGTCTAAAGACAACAAGCAAATTATGATTACAGGTCATTTAGAATATGACGCGACAACGCTTGCAGATGAGTATGAGCGAGATGTGGCAAAGGGAGATAATGTAGAAGTACCGATTAATTACTTCCCAAATGATGACCCTGCTAAAGCGCCGAAAAACACGTGGCGTGCACATTCACATTTATTGTTCTACAATTGGCTGAACTATTACGTATACCAAGAAACACCATATAAATGGGATTTTGTTGAGGAAGAAATCGAATATCATATTTAA
- a CDS encoding HesB/YadR/YfhF family protein produces the protein MKIVLTDAAINWFQKEMEVQQGDYVRFYARYGGSSPFHEGFSLGMNREFPHEIGVDTVVEGIHYYIERNDEWFFNEHDLYVSVDEQLDELAYEYKKA, from the coding sequence ATGAAAATAGTATTAACAGATGCAGCGATTAATTGGTTTCAAAAAGAAATGGAAGTACAACAAGGAGATTATGTACGATTTTATGCAAGATACGGTGGTTCTTCCCCTTTTCATGAAGGCTTTTCACTCGGTATGAACCGCGAATTCCCTCATGAAATTGGCGTAGACACAGTTGTTGAAGGTATTCATTATTATATCGAACGCAATGATGAATGGTTTTTCAATGAGCATGATTTATATGTAAGTGTGGATGAACAGCTCGATGAATTAGCTTATGAGTATAAAAAAGCCTAA
- the plsY gene encoding glycerol-3-phosphate 1-O-acyltransferase PlsY: MSTAIILICAYLIGSIPSALWIGKLFYNTDIRKQGSGNLGATNTFRVLGKKAGLIVTIIDVLKGTAAVLLPLLPFFQDVQIHILILGVAAVLGHIFPIFARFRGGKAVATSAGVVLGYAWPLFLLLFVVFFITLKLTKMVSLTSMIVALIALIYSIVYLVLTGDFALFILIAILFTFIVYRHRENIKRIKAGTEPKVKWI; the protein is encoded by the coding sequence ATGTCAACTGCCATTATATTGATTTGTGCTTATTTAATTGGCTCCATCCCTTCGGCATTATGGATTGGTAAGCTTTTTTATAATACAGATATTAGAAAGCAAGGAAGCGGAAATTTAGGTGCAACGAATACTTTTCGTGTTCTCGGTAAAAAAGCAGGCTTAATCGTGACAATTATTGATGTTTTAAAGGGCACAGCTGCTGTTCTATTACCTTTATTGCCATTTTTCCAAGACGTGCAAATTCACATATTAATTTTAGGTGTTGCCGCTGTACTAGGTCATATCTTCCCTATTTTTGCGCGTTTCCGTGGTGGCAAAGCCGTAGCAACTTCTGCAGGTGTTGTGCTAGGCTATGCATGGCCATTATTTTTACTACTTTTTGTCGTATTTTTCATTACGCTAAAGCTTACAAAAATGGTCAGCCTCACATCTATGATTGTTGCACTCATCGCCCTTATTTATAGCATAGTTTACCTAGTATTAACAGGTGATTTTGCCTTATTTATTTTAATTGCCATTTTATTTACGTTTATCGTTTATCGTCACAGAGAAAATATTAAACGGATTAAGGCAGGTACAGAGCCGAAAGTGAAATGGATTTAA
- the parE gene encoding DNA topoisomerase IV subunit B — translation MFVLGGICLVKEQPIAYNDDAIQVLEGLDAVRKRPGMYIGSTDGRGLHHLVYEIVDNAVDEALAGFGTHIIVRIHEDNSISVRDFGRGMPTGMHKMGKPTSEIIFTVLHAGGKFGQGGYKTSGGLHGVGSSVVNALSSFLEVTIHRDGQVYRQRFENGGKPVTSLEIIGKSKETGTLVHFLPDATIFSVTKFNYDTLAERLRESAFLLKNLKIELIDERPEGQHEVFHYENGIEAFVAYLNEEKDVLHPVKYVEGMQQEIEVEFALQFNDGYSETVLSFVNNVRTRDGGTHETGAKAAMTRVFNDYARKIGLLKEKDKNLDGADVREGLTAIVSVRIPEHLLQFEGQTKGKLGTSEARSAVDAVVSEQLLYVLEENAELSASLVRKAIRAQQVREAARKAREDARNGKKSKKGSTLLSGKLTPAQSRNAARNELYLVEGDSAGGSAKQGRDRSFQAILPLRGKVINTEKAKLQDIMKNEEIATIIHAIGAGVGADFSVEDAAYDKVVIMTDADTDGAHIQVLLLTFFYRYMKPLVEAGKVYIALPPLYKVSRGAGKKEVIEYAWTENELDAAIKKVGKGYIIQRYKGLGEMNADQLWDTTMNPETRTLIRVTIEDGARAERRVTTLMGDKVEPRRKWIETHVDFGMEDEVNILENEFIHQEGD, via the coding sequence ATGTTTGTTTTAGGGGGTATTTGTTTGGTGAAGGAACAACCAATCGCATATAATGATGATGCGATTCAAGTGTTAGAGGGCTTAGATGCAGTTCGTAAACGACCAGGTATGTATATCGGTTCAACAGACGGACGAGGGCTTCATCACTTAGTTTATGAAATAGTGGATAATGCGGTGGACGAAGCGCTCGCAGGCTTTGGTACACACATTATCGTGAGAATACACGAAGATAACAGTATTAGCGTGCGTGACTTTGGGCGAGGTATGCCAACAGGTATGCATAAAATGGGGAAACCAACATCGGAAATTATTTTCACTGTTTTACATGCCGGTGGAAAATTTGGACAAGGTGGCTATAAAACAAGCGGTGGCTTACATGGCGTAGGTTCATCTGTTGTGAATGCGTTAAGCAGCTTTTTAGAGGTGACGATTCATCGAGATGGGCAAGTGTATCGTCAACGCTTTGAAAATGGTGGCAAGCCAGTCACATCCCTTGAGATTATCGGAAAATCAAAAGAAACAGGGACACTCGTTCATTTCTTACCAGATGCAACGATTTTTTCTGTGACGAAATTTAATTACGATACGTTAGCTGAGCGTTTACGTGAATCCGCTTTTTTATTAAAAAATTTGAAAATTGAATTAATCGATGAACGCCCAGAAGGACAGCACGAAGTATTTCATTATGAAAACGGTATAGAAGCATTTGTTGCTTACCTAAACGAAGAAAAAGATGTTTTGCATCCTGTTAAATATGTGGAGGGCATGCAGCAAGAAATTGAGGTTGAGTTTGCTCTGCAATTTAATGATGGTTATTCGGAAACAGTCCTATCCTTCGTTAATAATGTGCGTACACGTGATGGTGGGACGCACGAAACTGGGGCAAAGGCAGCAATGACAAGAGTTTTTAATGATTATGCACGAAAAATCGGTTTATTAAAGGAAAAGGATAAAAACCTAGATGGTGCAGATGTTCGAGAAGGCTTGACAGCAATTGTTTCCGTTCGTATTCCCGAGCACTTGTTGCAATTCGAGGGGCAAACGAAAGGCAAGCTTGGTACAAGTGAAGCGCGCTCTGCAGTAGATGCTGTTGTATCAGAGCAGCTTCTTTATGTACTAGAGGAAAATGCTGAATTGTCAGCATCGCTCGTGCGTAAAGCGATTCGTGCGCAGCAGGTGCGAGAGGCAGCAAGAAAAGCGCGTGAAGATGCAAGAAACGGCAAAAAAAGCAAAAAGGGCAGCACGCTTTTATCAGGTAAATTAACACCTGCACAGTCACGTAACGCGGCGAGAAATGAGCTTTATTTAGTCGAAGGTGACTCGGCAGGTGGCTCAGCAAAGCAAGGACGCGATCGCTCCTTCCAAGCCATTTTACCACTTAGAGGGAAAGTGATTAATACAGAAAAGGCGAAGCTTCAGGACATTATGAAAAATGAGGAAATCGCTACGATTATTCATGCGATTGGTGCAGGTGTTGGTGCTGACTTCTCTGTAGAGGATGCAGCATATGATAAAGTTGTTATTATGACGGATGCTGATACAGATGGTGCACATATTCAAGTACTGTTATTAACATTTTTCTATCGTTATATGAAGCCACTTGTAGAGGCAGGAAAAGTATATATTGCATTACCACCGCTTTATAAAGTTTCAAGAGGGGCGGGCAAAAAAGAAGTAATTGAGTACGCTTGGACAGAAAATGAATTGGATGCTGCTATAAAAAAAGTAGGTAAGGGTTATATTATTCAACGTTATAAAGGGCTAGGAGAAATGAACGCGGACCAACTTTGGGATACAACAATGAATCCAGAAACGCGCACATTAATTCGCGTAACAATAGAGGACGGAGCACGTGCTGAGCGTCGTGTGACAACATTGATGGGTGATAAAGTAGAGCCTCGTCGTAAATGGATTGAAACACATGTCGACTTCGGGATGGAGGATGAGGTAAATATTTTAGAAAATGAATTCATCCATCAAGAGGGGGACTAA